The Streptomyces sp. NBC_01775 genome includes a region encoding these proteins:
- a CDS encoding MarR family winged helix-turn-helix transcriptional regulator, with translation MTATDPAMTALAHSWTALSLLHGRIESSIERALQAAHGLSAREYSLLDVLSRQHEGEGGHLQMRQVADSVVLSQSAATRLVTRLENRGLLSRYLCPTDRRGIYTDVTDKGRRLLEEARPTNNAALREALDGAAAAPELAPLVHAVEQLRSCPVPM, from the coding sequence ATGACCGCCACAGACCCCGCGATGACCGCTCTCGCCCACAGCTGGACCGCGCTCTCGCTGCTGCACGGGCGCATCGAGAGCAGCATCGAACGCGCGCTCCAGGCCGCACACGGCCTGAGCGCACGTGAGTACTCCTTGCTCGATGTCCTCAGCCGGCAGCACGAGGGCGAGGGCGGCCATCTCCAGATGCGCCAGGTCGCCGACTCCGTCGTTCTCAGCCAGAGTGCGGCCACCCGCCTGGTCACCCGGCTGGAGAACCGTGGCCTGCTCTCCCGCTATCTGTGCCCGACCGACCGGCGCGGCATCTACACCGACGTCACCGACAAGGGCAGGCGCCTGCTGGAGGAAGCCCGCCCCACCAACAACGCGGCCCTGCGCGAAGCCCTCGACGGGGCAGCCGCCGCACCCGAACTCGCGCCCCTCGTCCACGCGGTCGAGCAGTTGCGGAGCTGTCCGGTACCCATGTGA
- a CDS encoding MFS transporter, with translation MPLALLALAIGAFGIGTTEFVIMGLLPQVAGDLGVSVPTAGLLVTGYALGVMIGAPIMTALGTRISRKNMLILLMGLFIVGNVISAVAPVFAVMLIGRVVASLAHGAFFGIGSVVAAELVAPEKKAGAISLMFTGLTVANVIGVPLGTFVGQSAGWRVTFLIVAALGVVGLAGVAKLVPDLPKPEGVQLRHEVAAFKNPQVLLAMAMTVLGFGGVFAAITYIAPMMTEVSGYADSSVTWLMVLFGLGMVAGNLTGGRFADRRLMPMLFTALGGLAVVLALFTIGAPNKAAAAVAVFLIGALGFATVPPLQKRVLDHAHGAPTLASAANIGAFNLGNALSAWLGGIVISAGYGYTAPNAVGAVLAAVALVLAFVSQRLEHRSGPVAARPQQPVTGRAATPDAEVVHH, from the coding sequence ATGCCGCTCGCACTGCTGGCCCTGGCCATCGGAGCCTTCGGGATCGGTACCACCGAATTCGTGATCATGGGTCTGCTGCCCCAGGTCGCCGGGGACCTCGGCGTCTCCGTGCCGACGGCCGGGCTGCTCGTCACCGGTTATGCGCTCGGTGTCATGATCGGGGCGCCGATCATGACGGCGCTCGGTACCAGGATCTCCCGCAAGAACATGCTCATACTGCTCATGGGCCTGTTCATCGTGGGGAACGTCATCTCCGCCGTGGCCCCTGTCTTCGCCGTCATGCTCATCGGCCGGGTCGTGGCCTCGCTGGCCCATGGCGCCTTCTTCGGCATCGGCTCCGTGGTCGCCGCCGAGTTGGTGGCACCGGAGAAGAAGGCCGGGGCGATCTCTTTGATGTTCACCGGGCTGACCGTGGCGAACGTGATCGGCGTCCCGCTGGGCACGTTCGTCGGCCAGAGCGCGGGCTGGCGCGTCACCTTCCTGATCGTCGCGGCGCTCGGTGTCGTCGGCCTGGCCGGTGTCGCCAAGCTGGTCCCGGACCTGCCCAAGCCCGAGGGCGTACAGCTGCGGCACGAGGTGGCGGCGTTCAAGAACCCCCAGGTACTGCTGGCCATGGCGATGACCGTGCTCGGCTTCGGAGGTGTCTTCGCCGCGATCACCTACATCGCGCCGATGATGACCGAGGTCAGCGGCTACGCGGACTCCTCCGTCACCTGGCTGATGGTGCTCTTCGGACTGGGCATGGTGGCCGGGAACCTCACCGGAGGACGGTTCGCCGACCGCCGGCTCATGCCGATGCTCTTCACGGCCCTGGGCGGCCTGGCGGTCGTCCTGGCACTGTTCACCATCGGCGCGCCGAACAAGGCCGCGGCGGCCGTGGCCGTCTTCCTCATCGGCGCGCTGGGTTTCGCCACTGTCCCCCCGCTCCAGAAGCGGGTCCTGGACCACGCGCACGGCGCCCCCACCCTGGCGTCGGCCGCCAACATCGGCGCCTTCAACCTGGGCAACGCCCTCTCCGCCTGGCTCGGCGGCATCGTGATCTCCGCCGGCTACGGCTACACGGCGCCCAACGCCGTGGGCGCCGTGCTCGCCGCCGTCGCTCTCGTCCTCGCGTTCGTCTCGCAGCGCCTGGAGCACCGCTCCGGCCCCGTCGCTGCCCGGCCTCAGCAGCCCGTCACCGGGCGGGCGGCCACACCGGACGCTGAAGTCGTCCACCACTGA
- a CDS encoding TetR/AcrR family transcriptional regulator, which yields MDRKNERIAGERGAARATGARAAGRRADGGATRGGGATGGGGPTRGGGASRRRGAELENAILDASWNVLVEHGYLGFTYEAVAARAGTSRPVLYRRWPQHEDLLLATLTKFWQPITVPDTGSLRDDAISFLRNVHAGRAHMITLMSVQLVDYFRDTGTSFSELREALLTPGRATAFETIVARAVQRGELPDMPRSSRVVDLPFDLLRHDMLLTMRAVSDESIVEIVDEVWLPLLGVPGDLSASSAPAPPA from the coding sequence ATGGATCGTAAGAATGAGCGGATCGCGGGTGAGCGCGGGGCGGCCAGGGCTACCGGCGCGCGGGCGGCGGGCCGTCGAGCCGACGGCGGCGCGACCCGTGGTGGCGGCGCGACCGGTGGCGGCGGCCCGACCCGTGGCGGCGGCGCGTCCCGTCGGCGTGGTGCCGAGCTTGAGAACGCGATCCTCGACGCCTCGTGGAACGTGCTGGTCGAGCACGGATACCTCGGCTTCACCTACGAGGCGGTCGCCGCCCGCGCCGGCACGAGTCGGCCCGTGCTCTACCGGCGCTGGCCGCAGCACGAGGACCTGCTGCTGGCCACCCTCACCAAGTTCTGGCAGCCGATCACGGTGCCCGACACCGGCAGCCTCCGCGACGACGCGATCAGCTTCCTGCGCAACGTCCACGCCGGCCGCGCGCACATGATCACGTTGATGAGCGTGCAGCTGGTGGACTACTTCCGTGACACCGGTACCAGCTTCAGCGAGCTGCGCGAAGCCCTCCTCACGCCGGGCCGGGCGACCGCCTTCGAGACCATCGTCGCCCGCGCGGTCCAGCGCGGTGAACTGCCCGACATGCCGCGCTCGTCCCGCGTGGTGGACCTGCCGTTCGACCTGTTGCGGCACGACATGCTTCTGACGATGCGCGCGGTGTCCGACGAGTCGATCGTCGAGATCGTGGACGAGGTGTGGCTGCCGCTGCTGGGGGTGCCTGGGGACCTGTCCGCGTCGTCGGCTCCGGCCCCACCGGCCTGA
- a CDS encoding potassium channel family protein, whose translation MAQPDESSDESSDEPSGDGADRRPEASGRGWPLLGPLVVALFLAYFLLPEHTLGPERPVLSWTVFGVALTAIALLLVKHMRDALFDRPGTVVALVSLMCLSVLLFSSAYFVMSHHPGEFTGLRTRLDALYFALLTLATISYGDITPHGQSVRLVILLQILYTLVFLTAAATSLTGKLRRTAATRPPRGTTKRGPD comes from the coding sequence ATGGCGCAGCCAGACGAGTCCTCCGACGAGTCCTCCGACGAGCCCTCCGGTGACGGTGCCGACCGTCGGCCGGAGGCCTCCGGCCGGGGATGGCCGCTGCTCGGTCCCCTGGTCGTGGCGCTGTTCCTGGCCTATTTCCTGTTGCCGGAGCACACTCTGGGGCCGGAACGGCCGGTGCTGAGCTGGACCGTGTTCGGTGTCGCGCTGACGGCCATCGCCCTGCTGCTGGTCAAGCACATGCGCGACGCCCTCTTCGACCGGCCCGGCACGGTTGTCGCCCTGGTGTCGCTGATGTGTCTCTCGGTTCTGCTGTTCTCCTCGGCGTACTTCGTGATGTCCCATCACCCTGGTGAGTTCACCGGCCTGCGCACCCGGCTGGACGCCCTGTATTTCGCGCTGCTGACGCTCGCCACCATCAGCTACGGCGACATCACCCCGCACGGCCAGTCCGTGCGGCTCGTCATCCTCCTCCAGATCCTCTACACCCTTGTCTTCCTCACGGCCGCCGCGACGTCCCTGACCGGCAAGCTGCGCCGCACGGCGGCGACCCGCCCACCACGCGGGACCACGAAGCGCGGCCCCGACTGA
- a CDS encoding (2Fe-2S)-binding protein, giving the protein MSTEPPESAVASPAQPPSAPSRRTFIETTSAVGGVIATGGLVAGPSLLGADQAAAAEAPPSSRVSLTVNGRRHTVTVDNRTSLLDLLREQLGLTGSKKGCNAGACGACTVLVDDRRVNACLTLAVRLDGAEVTTVEGLAEGDTLHPLQQAFIDQDAFQCGYCTPGQIVSGVGCVQERHTGSADDTGVDERQHMPLRVLREDRARGPTGRRPEVSADVSLFPHHGTHHACGPRRGQARRTLHRRR; this is encoded by the coding sequence ATGTCTACCGAACCCCCCGAGTCAGCTGTGGCCTCCCCTGCCCAGCCCCCGTCCGCACCGTCGCGTCGTACCTTCATCGAGACGACATCCGCGGTCGGAGGCGTCATCGCGACGGGCGGGCTGGTCGCCGGCCCGTCGCTGCTGGGCGCCGACCAGGCCGCTGCTGCCGAGGCGCCGCCCAGCAGCCGCGTGAGCCTGACCGTCAACGGCCGGCGGCACACCGTCACGGTCGACAACCGCACCTCGCTGCTTGACCTTCTGCGCGAGCAACTTGGCCTGACCGGGTCGAAGAAGGGCTGCAACGCCGGTGCCTGCGGGGCGTGCACCGTCCTGGTCGACGACCGCCGCGTCAACGCCTGCCTCACCCTGGCGGTGCGCCTGGACGGCGCCGAGGTCACCACCGTCGAGGGACTGGCTGAGGGCGACACACTCCACCCTCTACAGCAGGCGTTCATCGACCAGGACGCCTTCCAGTGCGGCTACTGCACTCCGGGCCAGATCGTCTCCGGCGTCGGCTGCGTCCAGGAGAGGCACACCGGTTCGGCGGACGATACGGGAGTGGATGAGCGGCAACATATGCCGCTGCGGGTGTTACGTGAAGATCGTGCGCGCGGTCCAACAGGCCGCAGGCCGGAAGTGAGTGCCGATGTATCCCTTTTCCCTCACCACGGCACCCACCATGCGTGCGGCCCTCGACGCGGGCAGGCGCGGCGGACGCTACATCGCAGGCGGTGA
- a CDS encoding POT-type proton-dependent oligopeptide transporter has product MVLRPLFAVLWVRAAPRAPSVPVKFGLGLVPAGLSYVMLVVPAVQPGKCNPLWLFGGFAVITVGEILLSPVGLSVTTQLAPAAFVTQMIGLWPAPNAAAGHLGAGRPALRPGARGGLLRGGGRSRCPRGPAAARRSSPDPAPHGRRGIGRGIGGCGGGRRGIGRRGGAAAQAALTSVRRVR; this is encoded by the coding sequence ATCGTGCTCAGGCCGCTCTTCGCGGTGCTGTGGGTGCGGGCGGCCCCGCGGGCACCCTCGGTGCCGGTCAAGTTCGGTCTCGGGCTGGTGCCGGCCGGGCTCTCGTACGTGATGCTCGTGGTGCCCGCGGTGCAGCCCGGCAAGTGCAACCCGCTGTGGCTCTTCGGCGGTTTCGCGGTCATCACCGTCGGCGAGATCCTGCTCTCGCCCGTCGGTCTTTCGGTGACCACGCAGCTCGCGCCCGCCGCGTTCGTCACCCAGATGATAGGACTGTGGCCGGCCCCCAACGCTGCCGCGGGGCATCTCGGCGCAGGTCGTCCAGCTCTACGACCGGGCGCACGCGGCGGGTTACTTCGCGGCGGTGGGCGGAGCCGGTGTCCTCGTGGGCCTGCTGCTGCTCGCCGGAGCTCCCCTGATCCGGCGCCACACGGGCGACGCGGCATCGGGCGAGGCATCGGAGGATGCGGCGGCGGGCGTCGCGGCATCGGGCGACGGGGCGGCGCCGCGGCACAGGCCGCCCTAACCAGTGTCCGACGGGTCAGGTGA
- a CDS encoding MFS transporter, translated as MNQLKQFPGGLEELPGRVSSQAPYGIPPRSGRHRTGFWAVAVIFAVTVAFSTVPTPLYPLYEERDGFGSFTVTVVFAVYAVGVAAGLVSAGHLSDRTGRRPVLVAALLFELAAAALFLVWPALPGLLLARFITGLGVGMATPTATAYLQDLHIRAWPGAGQSRFEAVSTAANVGGLGVGPLGAGLLAAYAPAPIRTPYIVFAVFLAAGIAAVAVLPETVDRPGRPVPYRVQRVRSYGGAALFCLAVACASAALAIFGLFTSLAPGFVADTLHQSSPAVAGAAVFAVFAAAVLGQSLSGALSPAVRQGAGVAAEAAGCAAVVAGMALADPALFIAGGVIAGIGAGMLFKAAVALVARAAPAEVRAEALATFFLAAYTGLVVTSLGLGLAAQLATPTTATLWFSGFLAVLLAAIALLGRTAGGGRHRSSPGPLSP; from the coding sequence ATGAACCAGTTGAAGCAGTTCCCCGGTGGTCTTGAAGAGCTCCCGGGCAGGGTGTCTTCTCAAGCCCCGTACGGCATTCCGCCCCGCTCCGGGCGGCACCGTACGGGGTTCTGGGCCGTGGCGGTGATCTTCGCCGTCACCGTCGCGTTCTCGACCGTGCCGACGCCCCTGTATCCGCTGTACGAGGAGCGCGACGGCTTCGGTTCGTTCACCGTGACGGTGGTGTTCGCGGTGTACGCGGTAGGTGTGGCGGCCGGCCTGGTGTCCGCCGGGCACCTCTCCGATCGCACCGGCCGTCGCCCGGTCCTCGTCGCGGCGCTCCTGTTCGAACTGGCCGCGGCGGCCCTCTTCCTCGTGTGGCCGGCCCTTCCCGGCCTTCTCCTCGCCCGGTTCATCACCGGACTCGGCGTGGGCATGGCCACCCCGACCGCCACCGCCTACCTCCAGGACCTGCACATACGGGCGTGGCCCGGGGCCGGGCAGAGCCGATTCGAGGCGGTATCGACGGCGGCGAATGTCGGTGGCCTGGGCGTGGGGCCGCTCGGCGCCGGGTTGCTCGCGGCGTACGCTCCGGCCCCGATCCGTACGCCGTACATCGTCTTCGCGGTGTTCCTCGCCGCCGGGATCGCCGCCGTCGCGGTCCTGCCCGAGACGGTGGACCGCCCTGGCCGTCCTGTGCCGTACCGCGTGCAGCGGGTGCGTTCGTACGGCGGGGCTGCGCTCTTTTGCCTGGCGGTCGCGTGCGCCAGCGCGGCCCTGGCGATCTTCGGGCTCTTCACGTCCCTGGCGCCCGGATTCGTCGCGGACACCTTGCACCAGAGCTCGCCGGCCGTCGCGGGCGCCGCGGTCTTCGCCGTCTTCGCCGCCGCGGTGCTGGGGCAGAGCCTCTCCGGCGCTCTGAGTCCCGCGGTGCGCCAGGGCGCCGGCGTCGCTGCGGAAGCCGCCGGATGCGCCGCCGTCGTCGCAGGAATGGCGCTGGCGGACCCCGCTCTCTTCATCGCTGGAGGCGTCATCGCCGGGATCGGCGCCGGCATGCTCTTCAAGGCCGCGGTCGCGCTGGTGGCGAGGGCCGCACCCGCAGAAGTACGCGCGGAGGCCCTCGCGACCTTCTTCCTCGCCGCCTACACGGGCCTCGTCGTCACCTCCCTCGGACTCGGCCTCGCCGCGCAACTGGCCACCCCGACGACGGCGACGCTGTGGTTCTCCGGCTTCCTCGCCGTACTCCTCGCCGCGATCGCCCTCCTCGGCCGGACGGCCGGCGGAGGCCGTCACCGGTCTTCGCCGGGACCCCTCTCGCCGTGA
- a CDS encoding FAD-dependent monooxygenase: protein MFDVVIVGGGPAGLFLACELRLAGVRTLVLERRAEPDLADKAHGLAGQVVRLLDNRGLFERCGGKGAPEPAPGFFFGGMPLPLHVLGKENPMYLLSVNQRGLERVLTERATELGAELRRGWDVLSVSQTDDQVDVVARGSDGTGTTFTARYLVGCDGGNSLIRKQSGIGFPGATDDVVDRSALIGLSDHVRFVPGGRVVIDGLGEIPAMFHRTGKGVFNLLPHDPERPLVNTAEWEENPAGNFPGPGAPMTLAEMEDSIERVIGVRLPLYPPPEGAPTLLRRLCRRNSRQADRYRDGRVFIAGDAAHVSHGPTLNAALQDAANLAWKLAAAVQGWASEDLLDSYETERHAAGRRVLTQTQAASALLAPGADVTALRELFAQLLDHTENVRMVAATMAGADVRYDMGEEHPAAPTGWFVPPLDLTTDDGHTRRLAELLRDARPLLVDLTGGSDLAATAEPWSDRVHRVTATADEAPAPALLIRPDGYVAWAGADPDSLKAALTRWFSQG from the coding sequence ATGTTCGATGTCGTCATCGTCGGTGGTGGACCCGCCGGCCTCTTTCTCGCCTGCGAGCTCCGTCTCGCGGGGGTCCGGACCCTGGTGCTGGAGCGACGGGCGGAACCAGACCTGGCAGACAAGGCGCACGGCCTCGCCGGGCAGGTCGTGCGGCTGCTGGACAACCGCGGCCTCTTCGAACGCTGCGGAGGCAAAGGAGCACCGGAGCCCGCGCCAGGGTTCTTCTTCGGCGGGATGCCGCTGCCGCTGCACGTGCTCGGCAAGGAGAACCCGATGTATCTTCTGTCGGTCAACCAGCGCGGTCTTGAACGTGTGCTCACCGAGCGAGCGACGGAACTCGGCGCGGAGCTCCGACGAGGCTGGGACGTGCTCTCCGTCAGCCAGACCGATGACCAGGTCGACGTCGTCGCCCGCGGTTCGGACGGAACCGGGACGACATTCACCGCCCGATACCTCGTCGGCTGCGACGGAGGCAACAGCCTGATCCGCAAGCAGTCAGGAATCGGCTTCCCCGGCGCCACCGACGACGTCGTCGACCGGTCGGCCCTGATCGGGCTGAGCGACCACGTCCGGTTCGTGCCGGGGGGACGTGTCGTGATCGATGGCCTCGGCGAGATCCCGGCGATGTTCCACCGCACCGGGAAGGGCGTTTTCAACCTCCTCCCGCACGACCCGGAGCGACCGCTCGTCAACACAGCCGAATGGGAAGAGAACCCGGCAGGCAATTTCCCGGGGCCGGGCGCCCCGATGACGCTGGCCGAGATGGAGGACAGCATCGAACGGGTCATCGGAGTGCGCCTGCCCCTGTATCCGCCGCCCGAGGGCGCGCCCACATTGCTGCGCCGCCTGTGCCGCCGCAACTCCCGACAAGCTGACCGCTACCGCGACGGTCGAGTCTTCATCGCCGGCGACGCCGCACACGTAAGCCACGGGCCGACCTTGAACGCGGCGCTGCAAGACGCGGCCAACCTGGCCTGGAAGCTCGCCGCAGCAGTGCAGGGGTGGGCATCGGAAGACCTGCTGGACAGCTACGAGACCGAGCGCCACGCGGCCGGCCGGCGCGTGCTCACGCAAACCCAAGCCGCGTCCGCTCTGCTGGCGCCCGGAGCCGATGTCACCGCCTTGCGCGAGCTCTTCGCGCAACTCCTGGACCACACGGAGAACGTGCGCATGGTCGCCGCCACGATGGCGGGTGCCGATGTCCGCTACGACATGGGCGAGGAACACCCCGCCGCGCCCACCGGCTGGTTCGTGCCACCCCTCGACCTGACCACCGACGACGGACACACACGGCGCCTTGCTGAACTCCTGCGCGACGCCCGCCCCCTGCTTGTCGACCTCACCGGCGGGAGCGACCTGGCCGCCACCGCGGAGCCCTGGAGCGACCGGGTGCACCGGGTGACCGCAACCGCCGACGAGGCCCCGGCGCCCGCACTGCTCATACGACCCGACGGCTACGTCGCCTGGGCAGGCGCGGACCCCGACAGCCTGAAGGCAGCCCTCACCCGCTGGTTCAGCCAGGGCTGA
- a CDS encoding GlcG/HbpS family heme-binding protein yields MSTTSVTPLTTEDAEALVLAARRAAEAAGVPVSVTVLDAGGHLLAFRRDDRAVLISGETSTRKAYTALQLDAPTADLVDLVKPDGPFHSLPTSLNQPLLFIAGGVPVHRDGRLVGALGLGGGTPEQDHGIATAALQTL; encoded by the coding sequence ATGAGCACCACCTCAGTCACCCCACTGACCACCGAGGACGCGGAGGCGCTCGTCCTCGCCGCCCGCCGCGCCGCGGAGGCGGCAGGCGTGCCCGTCAGCGTCACGGTCCTGGACGCGGGCGGCCACCTGCTGGCCTTCCGCCGGGACGACCGTGCCGTGCTGATCTCGGGCGAGACCAGCACCCGTAAGGCGTACACCGCTCTCCAACTCGACGCCCCGACAGCCGACCTGGTGGATCTGGTCAAGCCCGACGGCCCCTTCCACTCCCTTCCCACCTCTTTGAACCAGCCCCTGCTGTTCATCGCGGGCGGAGTACCGGTCCACCGGGACGGACGACTGGTCGGCGCGCTCGGGCTCGGCGGCGGCACCCCCGAGCAGGATCACGGCATCGCCACAGCCGCTCTCCAGACGCTCTGA
- a CDS encoding Orn/Lys/Arg decarboxylase N-terminal domain-containing protein — protein sequence MAEGTVLFAVPELPEDGGTGVEQLHRVSEELVTRGFEVRWASTSGDAQAVLRTEAGLAAVVVDWGLPGDGTVADEPGGAEVLRQVGRRFQNLPVFVVMAGEDLEHLPLWVAETVVGYIWPLEDTARFIAGRVARAARSYQEELLPPFFEALRLFDDAHEYSWHTPAHSGGVAFLKSPVGRAFHDYFGERLLRSDLSISVEELGSLFEHTGPVGAAERNAARVFGADRTYFVLHGDSTCNRMVGHFSVTRDEIALVDRNCHKSVLHGLVLSGARPVYLVPTRNGYGLAGPLPPSEIRADAIASRIARNPLAQGAVAPQVQYAVLTNSTYDGLCYDALQVARALAPSTPRLHFDEAWFAYARFHPLYAGRFGMAVGPDTFPGPERPTVFSTQSTHKLLAALSQSAMVHVKPAPRAPVEHDRFNEAFMMHGTTSPLYPMIASLDVAAAMMDGPQGRWLVDESVTEAIRFRQTVVRVGRRIATAGDRPGWFFGVWQPETVVDPASGERLPFADAPVELLRGDPSCWQLEPGADWHGFAGLSDGYCLLDPVKVTLTCPGIDAGGRMADWGVPARVLTAYLATRDIVVEKTDTYTTLILFSMGITKGKWGTLMDALMDFKALYDEDALLERLLPELVAAHPRRYTGQTLRALCQEMHDHLREARLVELLDTAFQELPGPVAPPQHCYERLIRGGTERVRLAEAADRTAAAMVTVTPPGIPVLMPGENTGTPDGPLLRYLTALESFDRRFPGFHSETHGVTLDPDTGDYLIECVRRIPAQQTGRTADGTQGVPAPADV from the coding sequence ATGGCGGAGGGGACAGTTCTGTTCGCGGTACCCGAGTTGCCTGAGGACGGGGGCACCGGTGTCGAACAGCTGCACAGGGTCAGCGAGGAGCTGGTGACCCGCGGCTTCGAGGTGCGCTGGGCGTCGACGAGCGGGGACGCGCAGGCCGTGTTGCGCACCGAGGCGGGGCTGGCCGCCGTCGTGGTGGACTGGGGGCTTCCGGGCGACGGCACGGTCGCCGACGAGCCGGGCGGTGCCGAAGTGCTGCGCCAGGTCGGCCGGCGCTTTCAGAACCTGCCGGTCTTCGTGGTCATGGCCGGCGAGGACCTCGAACACCTGCCTCTGTGGGTGGCGGAGACGGTGGTCGGCTACATCTGGCCCCTGGAGGACACCGCACGTTTCATCGCCGGGCGGGTCGCCCGCGCCGCCCGGAGCTACCAGGAAGAGCTCCTGCCGCCGTTCTTCGAAGCGCTGCGCCTCTTCGACGACGCGCACGAGTACTCCTGGCACACCCCTGCCCACTCCGGCGGCGTCGCCTTCCTCAAGTCACCGGTCGGCCGGGCCTTCCACGACTACTTCGGGGAGCGGCTGCTGCGCAGCGACCTGTCCATCTCCGTCGAGGAACTCGGCTCGCTGTTCGAGCACACCGGACCGGTCGGTGCGGCGGAGCGCAACGCCGCCCGGGTCTTCGGCGCTGACCGCACCTACTTCGTCCTGCACGGCGACTCGACCTGCAACCGCATGGTCGGCCACTTCAGCGTCACACGCGACGAGATCGCGCTGGTGGACCGCAACTGCCACAAGTCGGTGCTGCACGGTCTGGTCCTGTCTGGCGCCCGGCCGGTCTACCTGGTCCCCACCCGCAACGGCTACGGCTTGGCGGGCCCCCTGCCGCCCTCGGAGATCCGGGCGGATGCGATCGCTTCCAGGATCGCCCGCAATCCACTCGCCCAGGGTGCGGTCGCCCCCCAGGTCCAGTACGCGGTGCTCACCAACTCCACGTACGACGGGCTGTGTTACGACGCGCTCCAGGTCGCCAGGGCCCTCGCGCCCAGCACCCCGCGGCTGCATTTCGACGAGGCCTGGTTCGCCTATGCCCGCTTCCACCCCCTCTACGCCGGACGCTTCGGCATGGCGGTAGGTCCCGACACCTTCCCCGGGCCCGAACGCCCGACCGTCTTCTCCACCCAGTCGACGCACAAGCTGCTGGCCGCGCTGTCGCAGAGCGCCATGGTGCACGTCAAGCCCGCGCCCCGGGCACCGGTGGAGCACGACCGGTTCAACGAGGCGTTCATGATGCACGGCACCACCTCGCCGCTGTACCCGATGATCGCCTCGCTGGACGTGGCCGCAGCGATGATGGACGGGCCGCAGGGCCGCTGGCTGGTCGACGAGTCGGTGACCGAGGCCATCCGCTTCCGCCAGACAGTCGTACGGGTCGGCCGGCGCATCGCGACCGCCGGTGACCGGCCCGGCTGGTTCTTCGGCGTCTGGCAGCCCGAGACCGTGGTCGACCCCGCCTCCGGCGAGCGGCTGCCCTTCGCCGACGCCCCTGTGGAACTGCTGCGCGGCGACCCGTCCTGCTGGCAGCTGGAGCCCGGCGCCGACTGGCACGGTTTCGCCGGGCTGTCCGACGGTTACTGCCTGCTCGACCCCGTCAAGGTCACCCTCACCTGCCCCGGCATCGACGCCGGCGGGCGAATGGCCGACTGGGGCGTGCCCGCGCGCGTCCTCACGGCCTACCTGGCCACCCGCGACATCGTGGTGGAGAAGACCGACACCTACACCACGCTCATTCTGTTCTCCATGGGGATCACCAAGGGCAAGTGGGGGACGCTCATGGACGCGTTGATGGACTTCAAGGCGCTCTACGACGAGGACGCGCTGCTGGAGCGCCTGCTGCCCGAGTTGGTCGCCGCCCACCCCCGGCGCTACACCGGTCAGACCTTGCGCGCGCTGTGCCAGGAGATGCACGACCACCTCCGGGAGGCGCGGCTGGTCGAACTGCTCGACACCGCCTTCCAGGAACTCCCCGGGCCCGTCGCCCCGCCTCAGCACTGCTATGAGCGCCTCATCCGCGGCGGCACCGAGCGGGTGCGGCTCGCCGAAGCGGCCGACCGGACCGCCGCCGCCATGGTCACCGTCACCCCACCCGGTATCCCCGTCCTGATGCCCGGCGAGAACACCGGCACGCCCGACGGTCCGCTGCTGCGCTACTTGACGGCCCTGGAGAGCTTCGATCGGCGGTTTCCCGGCTTTCACAGCGAGACCCACGGTGTCACCCTCGACCCGGACACCGGTGACTACCTCATCGAGTGCGTACGCCGGATCCCTGCCCAGCAGACCGGCCGCACCGCCGACGGGACGCAAGGTGTACCCGCACCGGCGGACGTCTGA